The following proteins are co-located in the Pedobacter sp. FW305-3-2-15-E-R2A2 genome:
- a CDS encoding DUF4272 domain-containing protein, whose protein sequence is MTDEHKQQIKLENDQIINEKGFRVNNWLPVLDTPKLRTVEEIKGRMSVMNAMINIAFEAPTYIIDEWIKAQKLTAFLSDSEKEILAKENEELTEEEINSLMWYLEALWALMWLTKMVDKLEAEKHVGDNMASLLPNLEDGDTNEKLDKIKDIRPEVEIYTTLDYYYRLHWYCVDERLNGREPKLNEGQVYERRKALEWAFNRANNWDDVEMGT, encoded by the coding sequence ATGACAGACGAACATAAACAGCAAATAAAATTAGAAAACGATCAGATTATTAACGAAAAAGGATTCCGTGTCAACAATTGGCTGCCAGTCTTAGATACACCAAAGTTAAGGACAGTTGAAGAAATAAAAGGACGTATGTCGGTCATGAATGCAATGATCAATATTGCTTTTGAAGCACCTACCTATATTATTGATGAATGGATCAAAGCTCAGAAATTAACGGCGTTTCTTTCAGATTCAGAAAAGGAGATTTTAGCAAAGGAAAATGAAGAATTAACAGAAGAAGAGATCAATTCACTCATGTGGTACCTGGAAGCTCTATGGGCCCTGATGTGGTTAACAAAAATGGTGGATAAGCTGGAGGCCGAAAAACATGTGGGAGATAATATGGCTTCCCTATTGCCAAATCTGGAAGATGGTGATACCAATGAAAAGCTTGATAAGATAAAAGATATCCGACCTGAAGTGGAGATTTACACGACGCTGGATTACTATTATCGCCTTCATTGGTATTGTGTTGACGAAAGGTTAAATGGCCGGGAACCAAAGCTAAACGAAGGACAAGTCTATGAAAGACGAAAAGCTTTAGAGTGGGCTTTCAACAGAGCAAATAATTGGGATGACGTAGAAATGGGAACCTAA